ATATAGAAGTACGTTCTTTAATTTGTTCTTCAAAAGAATAAGTATGAATCTATTACGTATTCTTTTGATAATAGATACTAAGAAATCTATTAGTGATAGACATTTTGCTAAAAGCTTTAATTGTAATTCTAACTATGGTTATAACTAAATATACATTTTCAGGACACGAATCATTCCCCTGTAAGACATTGTGGCTTAAAAAAGGATATGATTTTGTTCTAGAAAATAATGATTGGAACAATCTTTACTCTGTTGTTAAACTCGGAGTTGGGAAAAATATGGTAGCATCTATACGTTATTGGATGCGATCTTTTGGTCTAATAAATAATGATGGGGTAACTGATGTTGCTCATCTAATTTTTGATTCAAATAGTGGTACAGATCCTTTTATGGAAGATCTAGGTACATTATGGCTTTTACATTACCAACTTGTAAGATCTAATGAAGCAACCCTTTATAATTTATTTTTTACACGATTTCAGCGAGAACGTATGACTTTTGACAGAAATCATGTTGTTGCATTTGTCAAACGTTTTATGCTTGAGAATGGGAAAATAAAACAGTTTAACGAAAATACTATAAAAAAAGACGTTGGCGTTCTTTTGCAAAACTATACTCTTTCACGCACACCCTCTTCTATGGAAGATTATTCTGTTCTATTAGCAGATTTAGATTTAATATCGTTATCAAGTGATGAAAAACAATACTCTTTTAATATTGAAGGAAAGAGACAATTACCTATTGAGATACTCCTTTACGCTATCGTTAAGGAAAAAGGTAATACTGATAGTGTAGACTATGATACACTTCAGATGATAGGCAATGTATTCTGTCTTAACGATATGGGGCTCATCAATATACTTATGAAACTACAGACAAAATTCCCAAATATATTTCGTTATACCGATACAGCAGGATTGAGACAAGTACAATTTCTCAAGAGAGTGCTACCCTACGAAGTTCTTAAATATTACTATAGAAATGAAGAATTATAGTCCATCGGCCAATATAGAATCCGGGGTTACAGGTAATGAAAAATACATTATTACACCCAATGTTCAAAAAGTAGCGGGCGAAATCGTTAATCAGTATCAAGCAGGCATTCATTCTTTTACCATCATTGGGACATATGGTACAGGAAAGTCGTGTTTCCTTCTGAAATTAGAACGAGACCTAATTGGATTTGATTCTGAGGCTGCTTTGATAAAAAGCCTAAGAGTCTTAGCTCCAGTTAGCGGAGTTGACATACTAAACATAATTGGAGAGTATTCTTCATTAGAGCGGCTAATAATTGATAAATTAAATAAGAAGGCGAATGGAGATACTGCGATAGAACTATTAAAAAACTATTACAATAGATTGAAAAGGCAGAATAAAATGCTAGTAATAGTCATTGATGAATTTGGTAAACTTCTTGAACACGCAGCAAAAAATGAAGTTGAGAAAGAACTATACTTTGTGCAACAGCTGGCAGAGTTTGTCAATATGCCTGAAAGAAATATTCTTTTGCTAACAACTCTCCATCA
The nucleotide sequence above comes from Segatella oris. Encoded proteins:
- a CDS encoding DUF4007 family protein — encoded protein: MVITKYTFSGHESFPCKTLWLKKGYDFVLENNDWNNLYSVVKLGVGKNMVASIRYWMRSFGLINNDGVTDVAHLIFDSNSGTDPFMEDLGTLWLLHYQLVRSNEATLYNLFFTRFQRERMTFDRNHVVAFVKRFMLENGKIKQFNENTIKKDVGVLLQNYTLSRTPSSMEDYSVLLADLDLISLSSDEKQYSFNIEGKRQLPIEILLYAIVKEKGNTDSVDYDTLQMIGNVFCLNDMGLINILMKLQTKFPNIFRYTDTAGLRQVQFLKRVLPYEVLKYYYRNEEL